A section of the Paracoccaceae bacterium genome encodes:
- the mdh gene encoding malate dehydrogenase, which yields MARPKIALIGAGQIGGTLAHLASLKEMGDVVLFDIADGTPQGKALDIAESGPVEGFDAKLKGTTDYADIAGADVCIVTAGVPRKPGMSRDDLLGINLKVMKSVGQGIAANAPNAFVICITNPLDAMVWALREYSGLPHAKVVGMAGILDSARFRHFLSLEFDVSMRDVSAFVLGGHGDTMVPLARYSTVGGIPLPDLVEMGWTTQEKLDAIIQRTRDGGAEIVGLLGNGSAFYAPASSAIEMAQAYLNDQRRLLPCAAWVDGALGLKGMYVGVPTVIGANGIERVVDINLNKAEQAMFDKSVDAVKGLVEACRAIDSNLG from the coding sequence ATGGCCAGACCCAAAATCGCGCTTATCGGCGCCGGACAAATCGGCGGAACCCTGGCGCACCTCGCGTCCCTCAAGGAAATGGGCGATGTCGTCCTGTTCGACATTGCCGACGGCACACCCCAGGGCAAGGCGCTGGATATCGCCGAAAGCGGCCCGGTCGAAGGGTTTGATGCCAAACTGAAGGGCACCACAGATTACGCCGATATCGCAGGCGCGGACGTTTGCATCGTCACCGCCGGTGTTCCACGCAAACCGGGGATGAGCCGGGATGACCTGCTGGGCATCAACCTCAAAGTCATGAAGTCGGTTGGTCAGGGCATCGCCGCCAATGCGCCGAATGCCTTTGTGATCTGCATCACCAATCCGCTGGACGCGATGGTCTGGGCGCTGCGCGAATATTCGGGCCTGCCCCACGCCAAGGTGGTTGGCATGGCCGGTATCCTTGATTCGGCGCGCTTCCGGCATTTCCTCAGCCTGGAATTCGACGTCTCGATGCGCGACGTCAGCGCCTTTGTTCTGGGCGGCCACGGCGACACGATGGTGCCGCTGGCGCGGTACTCCACCGTTGGCGGCATCCCGCTGCCCGATCTGGTTGAGATGGGCTGGACCACGCAGGAAAAACTGGACGCGATCATCCAGCGCACCCGCGATGGCGGTGCCGAGATTGTTGGCCTGCTGGGCAACGGCTCGGCCTTCTACGCGCCCGCTTCCAGCGCGATCGAAATGGCGCAGGCCTACCTCAACGATCAGCGGCGCCTGCTGCCCTGCGCGGCCTGGGTCGACGGCGCGCTTGGCCTGAAGGGCATGTATGTCGGCGTGCCAACCGTGATCGGCGCCAATGGCATCGAACGCGTGGTGGATATCAACCTCAACAAGGCCGAACAGGCGATGTTCGACAAATCGGTCGACGCCGTAAAAGGCCTGGTCGAGGCTTGCCGCGCCATCGACAGCAACTTGGGCTAA
- a CDS encoding CoA ester lyase — MGSERHLWRSMLYIPGSNARALDKARSLPCDAIIFDLEDAVAPDAKADARAALTGALGAGGYGNRARVVRINALDTPWARDDLAALAGAAPDAILLPKVNGAEDITALTDLMDAAGLGGAAIWAMMETPRGILNALAIADAPGMQGFVIGTNDLAKDLHLPEGGGRPSMRMALQACVLAARAAGIACVDGVYNAFKDDAGLRDECADGRALGMDGKSLIHPAQLDIANTAFAPSEDEVALARRQIEAFAQAEAAGQGVAVLDGKIVENLHVATARATLAKAEAIAETCT, encoded by the coding sequence ATGGGCAGCGAACGACATCTTTGGCGGTCCATGCTGTATATTCCCGGTTCGAATGCGCGCGCACTGGACAAGGCGCGCAGCCTGCCCTGCGATGCGATCATCTTCGATCTGGAGGACGCGGTCGCACCCGATGCCAAGGCGGACGCCCGCGCCGCTTTGACCGGGGCGCTGGGCGCGGGTGGTTACGGCAATCGTGCGCGTGTCGTGCGGATCAATGCGCTCGACACGCCATGGGCGCGCGATGATCTGGCGGCACTGGCCGGGGCGGCGCCGGATGCCATTTTGTTGCCCAAGGTGAATGGGGCCGAAGATATCACGGCGCTGACTGATCTGATGGATGCGGCTGGTCTTGGCGGCGCGGCGATCTGGGCAATGATGGAGACGCCGCGTGGGATACTGAACGCGCTGGCGATTGCTGATGCGCCGGGGATGCAAGGATTTGTGATCGGAACCAACGATCTGGCCAAGGATCTGCACCTGCCAGAGGGGGGCGGACGGCCCTCAATGCGGATGGCGTTGCAGGCCTGCGTTCTGGCGGCGCGGGCCGCAGGGATTGCCTGCGTTGATGGGGTGTACAATGCGTTCAAGGATGATGCTGGGCTGCGGGATGAGTGTGCGGATGGCCGCGCGCTGGGCATGGACGGCAAAAGCCTGATCCATCCCGCGCAATTGGACATCGCCAATACCGCCTTCGCCCCCTCTGAAGACGAGGTCGCGCTGGCCCGGCGTCAGATTGAGGCTTTCGCGCAGGCCGAGGCCGCCGGGCAGGGCGTCGCGGTGCTGGATGGCAAAATCGTCGAGAACTTGCATGTCGCCACGGCGCGGGCCACCTTGGCCAAGGCAGAAGCAATTGCGGAGACCTGCACATGA
- a CDS encoding DUF1737 domain-containing protein produces the protein MKLYRFLSEDDTSAFCHKVSAALNKGWELYGEPTYAHDATSGVMRCGQAVVKEVAGDYSPDLKLGQQ, from the coding sequence ATGAAACTTTACAGATTCCTCAGCGAGGACGACACTTCCGCCTTCTGTCACAAGGTCAGTGCTGCGCTGAACAAAGGCTGGGAGCTTTATGGCGAACCCACCTATGCCCATGACGCCACCAGCGGCGTGATGCGCTGCGGGCAGGCGGTGGTCAAAGAGGTTGCAGGCGACTATTCCCCCGACCTCAAACTGGGTCAGCAATGA
- a CDS encoding zinc-binding dehydrogenase, whose product MAHPGGMMRALILKQDGLARDAGTMRGLDAPHDLLELAEIPVPTPGPGQVLIRVRRSTVNPSDLAYVTGTYGQSRVAGTPAGFEGVGTVVATGGGLMARMMKGRNVAFYVSARGSGAWADYAVTDAKSVIPLKKGMQDCDAAAMLVNPISVAAMLDLVQPGAAFVFTAAASQLGKLAASLAGDQGKRMIGIVRRDAPIAALKTLGATHVLNATSPEFAQDLASVLRREKPVIFLDAVGGGPVSSQIFDSMGKGARWVIYGGLGQGSAEILNPGGIIFMTKSVEAFWATNWAAKATLLKQVQISGLVQKRFLSGAWVTDVAAELPLDQALDGLPEALKLTDGKVQIVMAAHG is encoded by the coding sequence ATGGCACATCCCGGCGGCATGATGCGGGCGCTGATCCTGAAGCAAGACGGACTTGCGCGTGATGCGGGCACGATGCGCGGCCTTGACGCGCCGCATGACCTGTTGGAACTGGCCGAAATTCCGGTGCCGACACCCGGCCCCGGTCAGGTGCTGATCAGGGTGCGCCGCAGCACGGTCAACCCTTCGGACCTGGCGTATGTGACCGGCACCTACGGCCAGTCCCGCGTCGCGGGCACCCCGGCGGGGTTCGAAGGTGTCGGCACGGTCGTCGCAACGGGAGGTGGCCTGATGGCGCGGATGATGAAGGGGCGCAACGTCGCCTTCTATGTCAGCGCGCGCGGGTCAGGGGCCTGGGCGGACTATGCCGTCACGGATGCAAAGTCGGTGATCCCGCTAAAGAAAGGCATGCAAGACTGCGACGCCGCCGCGATGCTGGTCAACCCGATCTCGGTCGCGGCGATGCTGGACCTGGTGCAGCCGGGCGCAGCCTTCGTATTCACAGCCGCCGCCAGCCAGCTGGGCAAGCTTGCCGCGTCGCTGGCCGGTGATCAGGGCAAGCGGATGATCGGGATCGTGCGCCGGGATGCACCGATCGCGGCGTTAAAGACGCTTGGCGCGACCCATGTTTTGAACGCGACGTCGCCAGAGTTTGCACAGGATCTGGCGTCGGTTCTTCGCCGCGAAAAACCGGTGATCTTTCTGGATGCGGTCGGCGGTGGCCCGGTGTCGTCGCAGATATTCGACAGCATGGGCAAAGGCGCGCGCTGGGTGATCTATGGCGGGTTGGGCCAAGGTTCGGCGGAAATTCTCAATCCCGGCGGGATAATCTTCATGACCAAATCTGTCGAGGCATTCTGGGCCACCAACTGGGCGGCCAAGGCCACATTGCTTAAGCAGGTACAGATCAGCGGGCTGGTCCAGAAACGGTTCCTCAGCGGGGCGTGGGTGACAGATGTGGCGGCTGAATTGCCGCTGGATCAAGCGCTGGATGGCTTGCCCGAGGCGTTGAAGCTGACCGATGGCAAAGTGCAGATCGTTATGGCGGCACACGGCTAA